Proteins encoded by one window of Primulina huaijiensis isolate GDHJ02 chromosome 1, ASM1229523v2, whole genome shotgun sequence:
- the LOC140980084 gene encoding protein TRANSPORT INHIBITOR RESPONSE 1-like isoform X1, whose product MLASGLSELFLWLFSSSKDYNLLSTRVPIQGAHLMRMDPNPKKPNISTPDSAISNGSTHTYSSFPDEVLEKVLSLIDSHKDRNSVSLVCKNWYNVERWTRTNLFIGNCYSVSPEIVAKRFPRIKSVRLKGKPRFSDFNMLPRDWGADVNPWLVMFAKVYPFLEELRLKRMTVSDDSLEFLAKSFLGFKALSLSSCDGFNDDGLNAIATHCMNLTELNIQDNVTEDIGGGWLSCFPDNFVSLEILNFASLNSDVSFDTLERLVSRCKSLRVLKVNESVSLEQLQRLLTLAPQLMELGTGSFMQELTPRQCEDLEISFRNCKDLHALSGLWEVTSPYLPALYGACAGLTFLNLSDAALQSVEVSKLLAHCPNLRRLWVVDTVEDKGLEAVGSSCPLLEELRVFPADPYDRHHRHGVTDSGFLAVSRGCRKLHYVLYFCRRMTNAAVVTVVQNCPDFTHFRLCIMNPGQPDYLTNDPMDEAFAAVAKTCTKLRRLSVSGLLTDLTFEYIGKYAKNLETLSVAFAGSSDWGMQCVLEGCPKLRKLEIRDCPFGNAALLSGLEKYERMRSLWMSACNLTMKGCMLLARKMPRLNVEVIKDEESDDSQADKVYVYRSIAGPRQDAPPLVLTL is encoded by the exons aTGTTAGCAAGTGGGTTGTCTGAGCTTTTTCTTTGGCTCTTCAGCTCTTCCAA AGATTACAATCTTCTCAGCACCCGAGTCCCTATTCAAGGAGCCCATTTGATGCGCATGGATCCAAACCCCAAGAAACCCAATATTTCAACACCAGATTCAGCTATCTCGAATGGATCAACTCACACTTACTCGTCATTCCCTGATGAAGTCTTGGAAAAAGTTCTCTCACTCATAGATTCACACAAGGACAGAAACTCAGTCTCCCTCGTCTGCAAGAATTGGTATAATGTAGAGAGATGGACAAGAACAAATCTGTTTATAGGCAACTGCTATTCTGTATCTCCTGAGATTGTGGCTAAAAGGTTTCCAAGAATTAAAAGTGTTAGACTAAAAGGAAAACCTAGATTTTCTGATTTCAATATGTTACCCAGAGATTGGGGCGCTGATGTGAATCCTTGGCTGGTCATGTTTGCAAAAGTTTACCCTTTTTTGGAGGAGCTAAGGTTAAAGAGAATGACTGTCAGTGATGACAGCTTGGAGTTCTTGGCTAAGTCATTTCTGGGTTTCAAGGCTTTATCTTTGTCAAGTTGTGATGGTTTCAACGATGATGGGCTCAATGCCATTGCCACTCATTGCAT GAACTTGACAGAGCTCAACATACAAGACAATGTAACTGAGGACATTGGTGGAGGTTGGCTAAGCTGCTTTCCAGATAACTTCGTCTCATTAGAAATACTAAATTTTGCTAGCCTTAACAGTGACGTAAGTTTTGATACCCTCGAGAGGCTTGTTAGTCGATGCAAATCTTTAAGAGTTCTGAAGGTCAATGAGAGTGTTAGCTTGGAACAATTACAACGGCTCCTTACACTTGCTCCCCAATTAATGGAACTTGGTACTGGCTCTTTCATGCAAGAACTTACGCCTCGCCAATGCGAAGATCTTGAGATTTCTTTTAGAAATTGTAAAGACCTCCATGCTCTTTCGGGTTTATGGGAAGTCACCTCTCCCTATCTTCCCGCACTTTACGGAGCTTGTGCCGGTCTAACTTTCTTGAACTTAAGTGATGCTGCTCTTCAAAGTGTCgaggtttcaaaacttcttgCTCACTGCCCCAATTTACGACGCCTTTGG GTAGTCGATACGGTTGAAGACAAAGGGCTTGAGGCTGTTGGATCCAGCTGCCCCTTGCTCGAAGAACTCCGAGTCTTCCCTGCTGATCCTTATGACAGGCATCATCGCCATGGGGTGACAGACTCGGGATTCTTGGCCGTCTCTCGTGGATGTCGCAAACTCCACTATGTCCTCTACTTTTGCCGTCGGATGACTAATGCCGCTGTAGTGACCGTAGTCCAGAACTGCCCCGACTTTACTCATTTCCGTCTTTGCATAATGAATCCTGGCCAGCCAGATTACCTCACAAACGATCCTATGGATGAAGCATTTGCAGCTGTGGCTAAAACTTGCACTAAACTTCGGAGGCTATCAGTTTCCGGCCTTCTGACTGATCTTACATTCGAGTATATTGGGAAATATGCCAAAAATCTCGAGACTCTTTCCGTGGCTTTTGCTGGCAGCAGCGATTGGGGAATGCAGTGTGTTTTAGAAGGTTGTCCAAAGCTAAGAAAGCTCGAGATAAGAGATTGCCCATTTGGTAATGCTGCGCTTCTATCTGGGCTCGAGAAATACGAAAGGATGCGGTCTTTGTGGATGTCTGCCTGTAATTTAACCATGAAGGGGTGCATGCTGCTAGCAAGGAAGATGCCAAGATTGAATGTTGAAGTAATCAAAGACGAGGAAAGTGATGACAGTCAAGCTGACAAAGTTTACGTTTATCGTTCCATAGCAGGGCCAAGACAAGATGCTCCTCCTCTTGTTCTCACTCTTTGA
- the LOC140980084 gene encoding protein TRANSPORT INHIBITOR RESPONSE 1-like isoform X2 produces the protein MRMDPNPKKPNISTPDSAISNGSTHTYSSFPDEVLEKVLSLIDSHKDRNSVSLVCKNWYNVERWTRTNLFIGNCYSVSPEIVAKRFPRIKSVRLKGKPRFSDFNMLPRDWGADVNPWLVMFAKVYPFLEELRLKRMTVSDDSLEFLAKSFLGFKALSLSSCDGFNDDGLNAIATHCMNLTELNIQDNVTEDIGGGWLSCFPDNFVSLEILNFASLNSDVSFDTLERLVSRCKSLRVLKVNESVSLEQLQRLLTLAPQLMELGTGSFMQELTPRQCEDLEISFRNCKDLHALSGLWEVTSPYLPALYGACAGLTFLNLSDAALQSVEVSKLLAHCPNLRRLWVVDTVEDKGLEAVGSSCPLLEELRVFPADPYDRHHRHGVTDSGFLAVSRGCRKLHYVLYFCRRMTNAAVVTVVQNCPDFTHFRLCIMNPGQPDYLTNDPMDEAFAAVAKTCTKLRRLSVSGLLTDLTFEYIGKYAKNLETLSVAFAGSSDWGMQCVLEGCPKLRKLEIRDCPFGNAALLSGLEKYERMRSLWMSACNLTMKGCMLLARKMPRLNVEVIKDEESDDSQADKVYVYRSIAGPRQDAPPLVLTL, from the exons ATGCGCATGGATCCAAACCCCAAGAAACCCAATATTTCAACACCAGATTCAGCTATCTCGAATGGATCAACTCACACTTACTCGTCATTCCCTGATGAAGTCTTGGAAAAAGTTCTCTCACTCATAGATTCACACAAGGACAGAAACTCAGTCTCCCTCGTCTGCAAGAATTGGTATAATGTAGAGAGATGGACAAGAACAAATCTGTTTATAGGCAACTGCTATTCTGTATCTCCTGAGATTGTGGCTAAAAGGTTTCCAAGAATTAAAAGTGTTAGACTAAAAGGAAAACCTAGATTTTCTGATTTCAATATGTTACCCAGAGATTGGGGCGCTGATGTGAATCCTTGGCTGGTCATGTTTGCAAAAGTTTACCCTTTTTTGGAGGAGCTAAGGTTAAAGAGAATGACTGTCAGTGATGACAGCTTGGAGTTCTTGGCTAAGTCATTTCTGGGTTTCAAGGCTTTATCTTTGTCAAGTTGTGATGGTTTCAACGATGATGGGCTCAATGCCATTGCCACTCATTGCAT GAACTTGACAGAGCTCAACATACAAGACAATGTAACTGAGGACATTGGTGGAGGTTGGCTAAGCTGCTTTCCAGATAACTTCGTCTCATTAGAAATACTAAATTTTGCTAGCCTTAACAGTGACGTAAGTTTTGATACCCTCGAGAGGCTTGTTAGTCGATGCAAATCTTTAAGAGTTCTGAAGGTCAATGAGAGTGTTAGCTTGGAACAATTACAACGGCTCCTTACACTTGCTCCCCAATTAATGGAACTTGGTACTGGCTCTTTCATGCAAGAACTTACGCCTCGCCAATGCGAAGATCTTGAGATTTCTTTTAGAAATTGTAAAGACCTCCATGCTCTTTCGGGTTTATGGGAAGTCACCTCTCCCTATCTTCCCGCACTTTACGGAGCTTGTGCCGGTCTAACTTTCTTGAACTTAAGTGATGCTGCTCTTCAAAGTGTCgaggtttcaaaacttcttgCTCACTGCCCCAATTTACGACGCCTTTGG GTAGTCGATACGGTTGAAGACAAAGGGCTTGAGGCTGTTGGATCCAGCTGCCCCTTGCTCGAAGAACTCCGAGTCTTCCCTGCTGATCCTTATGACAGGCATCATCGCCATGGGGTGACAGACTCGGGATTCTTGGCCGTCTCTCGTGGATGTCGCAAACTCCACTATGTCCTCTACTTTTGCCGTCGGATGACTAATGCCGCTGTAGTGACCGTAGTCCAGAACTGCCCCGACTTTACTCATTTCCGTCTTTGCATAATGAATCCTGGCCAGCCAGATTACCTCACAAACGATCCTATGGATGAAGCATTTGCAGCTGTGGCTAAAACTTGCACTAAACTTCGGAGGCTATCAGTTTCCGGCCTTCTGACTGATCTTACATTCGAGTATATTGGGAAATATGCCAAAAATCTCGAGACTCTTTCCGTGGCTTTTGCTGGCAGCAGCGATTGGGGAATGCAGTGTGTTTTAGAAGGTTGTCCAAAGCTAAGAAAGCTCGAGATAAGAGATTGCCCATTTGGTAATGCTGCGCTTCTATCTGGGCTCGAGAAATACGAAAGGATGCGGTCTTTGTGGATGTCTGCCTGTAATTTAACCATGAAGGGGTGCATGCTGCTAGCAAGGAAGATGCCAAGATTGAATGTTGAAGTAATCAAAGACGAGGAAAGTGATGACAGTCAAGCTGACAAAGTTTACGTTTATCGTTCCATAGCAGGGCCAAGACAAGATGCTCCTCCTCTTGTTCTCACTCTTTGA